From Caulobacter segnis, a single genomic window includes:
- a CDS encoding ribonucleoside-diphosphate reductase subunit alpha has product MVMNGSEAAKTSVRKEARLAAIKPSKRPQLALVRKVEVDRSRDALLTDFGKTTLEDRYLLPGESYQDMFARVSTAFADDADHAQRVYDYMSRLWFMPATPVLSNGGADRGLPISCFLNAVNDSLDGILGVWNENVWLAANGGGIGTYWGGVRSIGEKVKGQGQTSGIIPFIRVMDSLTLAISQGSLRRGSAAVYLDVHHPEIEEFLEIRKPSGDFNRKSLNLHHGLSITDEFMHAVRDGAKFGLRSPKTNEVLREVDARALWQKILELRLQTGEPYLIFSDSVNRAMPSFQQELGLKVRQSNLCSEIMLHTGTDHLGHERTAVCCLSSVNAETYLEWRDHPTFIEDVMRFLDNVLQDFIDRAPDAASTAAYAAMRERSVGLGLMGFHSFLQSQNVPFESALAKSWNMRMFKHLRREADKASIALGEEKGPCPDAADRGSKERFAHKLAIAPTASISIICGGTSAGIEPIPANIYTHKTLSGSFAVKNPYLEKLLEEKGQNTDTVWGSILEHEGSVQHLEFLNQDEKDVYKTAFELDQRWVIELAADRTPEICQSQSVNVFLPGDVDKWDLHMLHWMAWERGVKSLYYLRSKSVQRAAYAGAEGKAEAATSGFDVPEKTDYDECLACQ; this is encoded by the coding sequence TTGGTCATGAACGGCAGTGAAGCGGCGAAGACGAGCGTTCGGAAAGAAGCCCGGCTGGCGGCGATCAAGCCGAGCAAGCGGCCTCAGCTGGCGCTGGTGCGCAAGGTCGAGGTCGATCGCTCGCGCGACGCCCTGCTGACCGACTTCGGCAAGACCACCCTGGAAGATCGCTATCTGCTGCCGGGCGAGTCCTATCAGGACATGTTCGCGCGCGTGTCGACGGCCTTCGCCGACGACGCCGACCACGCCCAGCGGGTCTACGACTATATGAGCCGCCTGTGGTTCATGCCGGCGACCCCGGTGCTGTCGAACGGCGGCGCCGATCGTGGCCTGCCGATCAGCTGCTTCCTGAACGCCGTCAACGACAGCCTGGACGGCATCCTGGGCGTCTGGAACGAGAACGTCTGGCTGGCGGCCAACGGCGGCGGCATCGGCACCTATTGGGGCGGCGTCCGTTCGATCGGCGAGAAGGTCAAGGGCCAGGGCCAGACCTCGGGCATCATCCCCTTCATCCGCGTGATGGACTCGCTGACCCTGGCGATCAGCCAAGGCAGCCTGCGTCGCGGCTCGGCCGCCGTGTACCTGGACGTCCACCACCCGGAAATCGAGGAGTTCCTCGAGATCCGCAAGCCGTCGGGCGACTTCAACCGCAAGTCCCTGAACCTGCACCACGGCCTGTCGATCACCGACGAGTTCATGCACGCCGTGCGTGACGGGGCCAAGTTCGGCCTGCGTTCGCCCAAGACCAACGAGGTCCTGCGCGAGGTCGACGCCCGCGCCCTGTGGCAGAAGATCCTGGAGCTGCGCCTGCAGACCGGCGAGCCCTACCTGATCTTCTCCGACAGCGTGAACCGCGCCATGCCCTCGTTCCAGCAGGAGCTGGGCCTGAAGGTTCGCCAGTCGAACCTGTGCAGCGAGATCATGCTGCACACCGGCACCGACCACCTGGGCCACGAGCGCACCGCGGTCTGCTGCCTGTCGTCGGTCAATGCCGAGACCTATCTGGAATGGCGCGACCATCCGACGTTCATCGAGGACGTCATGCGCTTCCTCGACAACGTGCTGCAGGACTTCATCGATCGCGCCCCCGACGCGGCCTCGACCGCCGCCTACGCCGCCATGCGCGAGCGTTCGGTGGGCCTGGGCCTGATGGGCTTCCACAGCTTCCTGCAGAGCCAGAACGTCCCGTTCGAGAGCGCCCTGGCCAAGAGCTGGAACATGCGGATGTTCAAGCACCTGCGCCGCGAGGCCGACAAGGCCTCGATCGCGCTGGGCGAGGAAAAGGGTCCGTGCCCGGACGCCGCCGATCGCGGCTCCAAGGAGCGTTTCGCCCACAAGCTGGCCATCGCCCCGACCGCCTCGATCTCGATCATCTGCGGCGGCACCTCGGCCGGCATCGAGCCGATCCCGGCCAATATCTACACTCACAAGACCCTGTCGGGCTCGTTCGCGGTGAAGAACCCCTATCTGGAGAAGCTGCTCGAGGAGAAGGGCCAGAACACCGACACGGTGTGGGGCTCGATCCTGGAGCACGAGGGCTCGGTCCAGCACCTGGAGTTCCTGAACCAGGACGAGAAGGACGTCTACAAGACCGCCTTCGAACTGGACCAGCGCTGGGTGATCGAACTGGCCGCCGACCGCACGCCGGAAATCTGCCAGAGCCAGTCGGTCAACGTCTTCCTGCCGGGCGACGTCGACAAGTGGGACCTGCACATGCTGCACTGGATGGCCTGGGAGCGGGGCGTGAAGTCGCTGTACTACCTGCGCTCCAAGTCGGTGCAGCGCGCGGCCTATGCCGGCGCCGAGGGCAAGGCGGAAGCCGCCACCAGCGGTTTCGACGTTCCGGAAAAGACCGACTACGACGAGTGCCTGGCCTGCCAGTAG
- a CDS encoding ABC transporter ATP-binding protein: MTELAVDVRGLNKSFGPRHVVQDVSIQVGRGRITGFLGPNGSGKTTTLRMLCGLLTPDSGEGAVLGLDFRKDAEAVKRQTGYMTQKFSLYEDLSIEENLDFVARVHELDRRRDRVRDSLDRLGLTARKKQLAGSLSGGWKQRLALAASVMHEPKLLLLDEPTAGVDPKARREFWDEIHALSAEGLTVMVSTHYMDEAERCHDIAYIAYGKLMARGTADEVIAASGLVTFRAEGQTADGLGADRLAGALAGRPGVAMAAPFGAALHVSGTDRAALEAAIAPYRKPPLNWAEVQPTLEDVFIRLMDQSSDNFQ; the protein is encoded by the coding sequence GTGACGGAGCTCGCGGTGGACGTCCGGGGACTGAACAAGTCCTTCGGCCCGCGCCACGTGGTGCAGGACGTCTCGATCCAGGTCGGCAGGGGGCGGATCACCGGCTTCCTCGGCCCCAACGGCTCGGGCAAGACCACCACCCTGCGGATGCTGTGCGGCCTGCTGACCCCCGACAGCGGCGAGGGGGCGGTGCTGGGCCTGGACTTTCGCAAGGACGCCGAGGCCGTGAAGCGCCAGACCGGCTACATGACCCAGAAGTTCTCGCTCTACGAGGACCTGTCGATCGAGGAGAACCTCGATTTCGTCGCGCGGGTCCACGAGCTGGACCGCCGCCGCGACCGGGTCAGGGACAGCCTCGACCGCCTGGGCCTGACCGCCCGCAAGAAGCAGCTGGCGGGCAGCCTGTCCGGCGGCTGGAAGCAGCGTTTGGCCCTGGCCGCCAGCGTCATGCACGAGCCCAAGCTGCTGCTACTGGACGAACCCACGGCGGGTGTCGATCCCAAGGCGAGGCGGGAGTTCTGGGACGAGATCCACGCCCTGTCAGCCGAGGGCCTGACCGTCATGGTCTCGACCCATTACATGGACGAGGCCGAGCGCTGTCACGACATCGCCTACATCGCCTATGGCAAGCTGATGGCGCGGGGCACGGCGGACGAGGTGATCGCCGCCAGCGGCCTGGTCACCTTCCGCGCGGAAGGGCAAACCGCCGACGGCCTGGGGGCGGACCGGCTGGCGGGCGCGCTGGCGGGCCGGCCCGGCGTGGCCATGGCCGCCCCGTTCGGCGCGGCGCTGCATGTCAGCGGGACCGACCGCGCGGCGCTGGAGGCCGCCATCGCCCCCTATCGCAAGCCCCCGCTGAACTGGGCCGAGGTCCAGCCGACCCTGGAGGACGTGTTCATCCGACTGATGGACCAGTCGTCGGACAATTTTCAATGA
- a CDS encoding ABC transporter permease has translation MSAARARRGGLSGARILAVLIKEFIQLTRDRLTYAMILVMPIVQLLLFGYAINNDPRDLPTAVLVQDQGPMARSTLSALVNSGYFEIVRVAGSPRELDEAVARGEVQFALTIPADFTRRVVRGDDAQILVEADASDPAATGGAIAALASLPRVALSRDLVGPVAKVGGDPFEVVIHRRYNPEAITAYNIVPGLLGVILSMTLVMMTALGVTREYERGTMESLLATPARPIEVMIGKLAPYVGVGLVQTAVILIMARALFAVPMAGGWVALSLGVLLFIIGSLALGFLISTVTRTQLQAMQMSFFYMMPSILLSGFMFPFRGMPGWAQAIGGVIPVTHFLRVVRGALLKGLDVAQLWSSLAALGLFVLVVSGLAMARYRTTLD, from the coding sequence ATGAGCGCCGCTCGAGCGCGCCGGGGCGGCCTCTCCGGCGCCCGCATCCTGGCGGTGCTGATCAAGGAGTTCATCCAGCTCACCCGAGACCGGCTGACCTACGCCATGATCCTGGTCATGCCGATCGTGCAACTCCTGCTGTTCGGCTACGCCATCAACAACGACCCGCGCGACCTGCCGACGGCCGTGCTGGTCCAGGACCAGGGCCCGATGGCGCGCTCGACCCTCTCGGCCCTGGTCAACAGCGGCTATTTCGAGATCGTCCGCGTGGCCGGATCGCCCCGCGAGCTGGACGAGGCGGTGGCGCGGGGCGAGGTGCAGTTCGCCCTGACCATCCCCGCCGACTTCACCCGCCGCGTGGTGCGCGGCGACGACGCCCAGATCCTGGTCGAGGCCGACGCCTCGGACCCCGCCGCCACCGGCGGGGCGATCGCGGCCCTGGCCAGCCTGCCCCGCGTGGCCCTGTCGCGCGACTTGGTCGGACCCGTCGCGAAAGTCGGCGGCGACCCGTTCGAGGTGGTGATCCACCGCCGCTACAATCCCGAGGCCATCACCGCGTACAACATCGTGCCGGGCCTGCTGGGCGTGATCCTGTCGATGACCCTGGTGATGATGACCGCCCTGGGCGTCACCCGCGAATACGAGCGCGGCACGATGGAGAGCCTTCTGGCCACCCCGGCGCGGCCGATCGAGGTGATGATCGGCAAGCTGGCCCCCTATGTGGGAGTCGGCCTCGTGCAGACAGCGGTGATCCTGATCATGGCCCGCGCCCTGTTCGCGGTGCCGATGGCCGGCGGCTGGGTCGCCCTGTCCCTGGGCGTCTTGCTGTTCATCATCGGCTCGCTGGCCCTGGGCTTTCTCATATCGACCGTGACCCGCACCCAGCTGCAGGCGATGCAGATGTCGTTCTTCTACATGATGCCCTCGATCCTGCTGTCGGGGTTCATGTTCCCGTTCCGGGGCATGCCTGGCTGGGCCCAGGCGATCGGCGGCGTGATTCCGGTGACGCATTTCCTGAGGGTGGTGCGCGGCGCCCTGCTCAAGGGGCTGGACGTGGCTCAGCTGTGGTCAAGTCTCGCCGCCCTCGGACTGTTCGTGCTGGTGGTCTCGGGACTGGCGATGGCGCGCTATCGCACGACGCTCGACTAG
- a CDS encoding class I SAM-dependent methyltransferase, which translates to MSDAVLEKDMSAYWDRAGKVWVEQQALLDRLYAPIAKVVVDRADLRAGERVLDIGCGAGATTFEAAWRVGPQGLAVGADISGALLQLARQRAGEAGLEGVDFVQADAQTHVFDPPFDAIISRFGVMFFPDPFAAFENLRRAVRPGGRLVFASWRSAEDNAIAGVPLEAAAPFLPSVPVFETDAPGRFGLADPDRTRTILEAGGWRNVRIEPLDDPTPVSFDELLTMSLRVGPLNPALANQDEAVREKVREAVTRALEPYVKDGVARMNSACWLVSAEG; encoded by the coding sequence ATGAGCGACGCTGTTCTGGAGAAGGACATGTCGGCCTATTGGGACCGGGCCGGCAAGGTCTGGGTCGAGCAGCAGGCCCTGCTGGACCGCCTCTACGCGCCGATCGCCAAGGTCGTGGTCGACCGCGCCGACCTGCGGGCCGGCGAGCGGGTGCTGGACATCGGCTGCGGCGCGGGCGCGACCACCTTCGAGGCCGCCTGGCGCGTGGGGCCGCAGGGCCTGGCCGTCGGGGCCGACATCTCCGGCGCCCTGCTGCAGCTGGCGCGCCAGCGGGCGGGCGAGGCGGGGCTGGAGGGCGTCGACTTCGTCCAGGCTGACGCCCAGACCCATGTCTTCGACCCGCCGTTCGACGCCATCATCTCGCGGTTCGGGGTGATGTTCTTCCCCGATCCCTTCGCGGCCTTCGAGAACCTGCGGCGCGCCGTCAGGCCGGGCGGTCGGCTGGTCTTCGCCAGCTGGCGGAGCGCCGAGGACAACGCCATCGCGGGAGTCCCGTTGGAGGCCGCCGCGCCGTTCCTGCCGTCGGTCCCGGTCTTCGAGACGGACGCGCCGGGCCGCTTCGGCCTGGCCGATCCCGACCGCACGCGGACGATCCTGGAGGCGGGCGGCTGGCGGAACGTCCGTATCGAGCCTCTGGACGACCCGACTCCCGTCAGCTTCGACGAACTCCTGACCATGAGCCTGCGCGTCGGCCCGCTGAACCCGGCCCTGGCGAACCAGGACGAGGCTGTGCGGGAGAAGGTCCGCGAGGCCGTGACCCGGGCGCTGGAGCCCTATGTGAAGGACGGCGTCGCCCGAATGAACTCGGCCTGCTGGCTGGTGTCGGCGGAGGGGTAG
- a CDS encoding OmpA family protein — MKLNLLAGAALAAVFAASGVSAQETGWYGAVDLGYHWPQSVTTESEARAPDGAPYHWSWKTDKDWTGFVRLGYQFNPHWRAEVEGGYRPGDLKSVHGNAVRANQPVGLCTPGVTRTAAAPTCGSPSGSIESWTLMANVIYDFAPDSWLNPFLGAGVGINRLDVKALGQFSNVPGAISTTNPSIQSLTVDDDDLAVAWQAIAGASIKATDKLKIDFTYRYITGADHGWQSQGSHALQPGAFEGQYRDQSVTVGLRYSFASPPPPPPPPPPPPPPPPPPPPPPPPPPPPPPQYEAREFIVYFPFDQSVLTPEAQSVVTEAAKYANDGHATKIVVVGHTDTSGSPKYNVKLSERRARAVADALASQGVPTSALAVDWKGESAPAVATGDGVKEPLNRRSTISINF; from the coding sequence ATGAAACTCAACCTCCTGGCGGGAGCTGCTCTGGCCGCGGTGTTCGCCGCGTCGGGCGTTTCGGCCCAAGAGACCGGCTGGTACGGCGCGGTCGACCTTGGCTACCACTGGCCGCAGAGCGTCACGACCGAGTCGGAAGCTCGCGCTCCGGACGGCGCGCCCTATCACTGGTCGTGGAAGACCGACAAGGATTGGACCGGCTTCGTCCGTCTCGGCTACCAGTTCAACCCGCACTGGCGCGCTGAAGTCGAGGGCGGCTATCGCCCCGGCGACCTGAAGAGCGTTCACGGCAACGCCGTTCGCGCCAACCAGCCCGTCGGTCTCTGCACGCCGGGCGTGACGCGCACCGCCGCGGCGCCGACCTGCGGCTCGCCGAGCGGTTCGATCGAGTCGTGGACCCTGATGGCGAACGTCATTTATGACTTCGCTCCGGACTCCTGGCTGAACCCGTTCCTGGGCGCCGGCGTCGGCATCAACCGCCTGGACGTCAAGGCCCTGGGTCAGTTCAGCAACGTGCCGGGCGCGATCTCGACGACCAATCCGAGCATCCAGAGCCTGACCGTCGACGACGACGATCTGGCGGTCGCCTGGCAGGCCATCGCCGGCGCCTCGATCAAGGCGACGGACAAGCTGAAGATCGACTTCACCTACCGCTACATCACCGGCGCGGATCACGGCTGGCAGTCGCAGGGTTCGCACGCCCTGCAGCCGGGCGCCTTCGAAGGCCAGTACAGGGACCAGTCGGTGACCGTGGGTCTCCGCTACTCGTTCGCGTCGCCGCCTCCGCCGCCGCCGCCCCCGCCGCCGCCGCCTCCCCCGCCGCCGCCTCCGCCGCCTCCCCCGCCGCCGCCGCCTCCGCCGCCGCCGCAGTATGAGGCCCGCGAGTTCATCGTGTACTTCCCGTTCGACCAATCGGTCCTGACGCCGGAAGCGCAATCGGTGGTCACGGAAGCCGCGAAGTACGCCAACGACGGTCACGCGACCAAGATCGTTGTCGTCGGCCACACCGACACCTCGGGTTCGCCGAAGTACAACGTGAAGCTCTCGGAACGTCGCGCTCGCGCCGTCGCCGACGCACTGGCCTCGCAAGGCGTCCCGACGTCGGCCCTGGCCGTCGACTGGAAGGGTGAAAGCGCTCCGGCCGTCGCCACCGGCGATGGCGTTAAGGAACCGCTGAACCGTCGTTCGACGATCTCGATCAACTTCTAA
- a CDS encoding TetR/AcrR family transcriptional regulator, with protein sequence MQAGSPKWRRRSEARPGEIVQAALEVFAEKGFAAAKLDEIAARAGISKGALYLYFETKEDIFRAVVREAVAPNLDMVEGLLTQATLPFPDLLRLVIGRIVKVIGTTRLGAVAKLVIGESRNFPELARVWHDEVVSRALGAMTGALTRAQARGEIRPGDPRLQAFSIVGPVLMGVIWQETFTPVGASALDLEALALQHCETVLTGLASRVVMLP encoded by the coding sequence ATGCAGGCCGGTTCCCCCAAGTGGCGGCGGCGCAGCGAGGCGCGGCCGGGCGAGATCGTCCAGGCGGCGCTCGAGGTGTTCGCGGAAAAGGGCTTCGCCGCCGCGAAGCTGGACGAGATCGCCGCCCGGGCCGGCATCTCCAAGGGCGCGCTCTATCTCTATTTCGAGACCAAGGAGGACATCTTTCGCGCGGTGGTTCGCGAGGCGGTGGCCCCCAACCTCGACATGGTCGAAGGGCTGCTGACCCAGGCGACCCTGCCGTTCCCGGACCTGCTGCGGCTGGTGATCGGGCGCATCGTCAAGGTGATCGGGACCACGCGCCTGGGGGCGGTGGCCAAGCTGGTCATCGGCGAGTCGCGCAACTTTCCGGAACTGGCCCGCGTCTGGCACGACGAGGTGGTCAGCCGCGCGCTGGGCGCGATGACCGGCGCGCTGACGCGAGCCCAGGCGCGCGGCGAAATCCGCCCCGGCGATCCTCGCCTGCAGGCCTTCAGCATCGTGGGGCCAGTCCTGATGGGGGTGATCTGGCAGGAGACGTTCACGCCCGTGGGGGCCTCGGCCCTCGACCTGGAGGCGCTGGCCCTGCAGCACTGCGAGACCGTGCTGACGGGCCTGGCCTCGCGCGTGGTCATGCTGCCATGA
- a CDS encoding HlyD family secretion protein has product MKPAVRILAVVAGVVVGGVLGWKLLGPDARRPHRLSGYVEGETLYVATSNAGLVSAVAVQRGDRVKAGQPLFALDAAQLTAARDQAAAQVAIASAQLRDAEKGQRPQELAVYDAERAAAQAQVRQAQADYDRIAPLVRKGIYAPAKLDQVKAALDTARANAAAVARRKDVGTLGARPDAVSAARSAVASARESLAAAQDRLDQISPRAPAAARVQDVFYQPGEWAAANQPVVALLSDSRVRLRFFVPEAEVARYQPGMAVRFACDGCGAERTARINYVSPRSEYTPPVIYSREARQRLVFLVEARPDPGAPLAIGQPVDVVPLEGVSGESGR; this is encoded by the coding sequence ATGAAACCCGCTGTTCGGATCCTCGCCGTCGTGGCCGGGGTCGTCGTCGGCGGCGTGCTGGGCTGGAAACTGCTGGGCCCCGACGCGCGTCGGCCGCATCGCCTGTCGGGCTATGTCGAGGGCGAGACGCTGTATGTCGCGACCTCGAACGCCGGCCTGGTCAGCGCCGTCGCCGTCCAGCGCGGCGACCGGGTCAAAGCCGGCCAGCCGTTGTTCGCCCTGGACGCCGCCCAGTTGACCGCCGCCCGTGACCAGGCGGCCGCCCAGGTCGCCATCGCCTCAGCCCAGCTCCGCGACGCCGAGAAGGGCCAGCGTCCGCAGGAGCTGGCGGTCTACGACGCCGAGCGCGCCGCCGCCCAGGCCCAGGTCCGCCAGGCCCAGGCCGACTACGACCGTATCGCGCCGCTGGTGCGCAAGGGCATCTACGCCCCGGCCAAGCTGGATCAGGTGAAGGCCGCCCTGGACACCGCCCGCGCCAACGCCGCCGCCGTGGCGCGCCGCAAGGATGTCGGGACCCTGGGTGCCCGGCCTGACGCCGTGAGCGCGGCCCGGTCGGCCGTCGCCTCGGCGCGCGAGAGCCTGGCCGCCGCCCAGGATCGCCTGGACCAGATCAGTCCGCGCGCCCCGGCGGCGGCGCGGGTGCAGGACGTCTTCTACCAGCCCGGTGAATGGGCGGCCGCCAACCAGCCGGTGGTGGCCCTGCTGTCCGACAGCCGCGTGCGCCTGCGCTTCTTTGTTCCGGAGGCGGAGGTGGCGCGCTACCAGCCGGGCATGGCTGTCCGTTTCGCATGCGACGGCTGCGGGGCCGAGCGAACGGCGCGGATCAACTACGTCTCGCCGCGCTCGGAATACACCCCGCCGGTGATCTACAGTCGCGAGGCTCGCCAGCGCCTGGTGTTTCTGGTCGAAGCCCGGCCCGATCCGGGCGCGCCCCTGGCGATCGGCCAACCGGTCGACGTGGTGCCGCTGGAGGGTGTTTCCGGGGAGAGCGGGCGGTGA